One segment of Struthio camelus isolate bStrCam1 chromosome 25, bStrCam1.hap1, whole genome shotgun sequence DNA contains the following:
- the EIF1 gene encoding eukaryotic translation initiation factor 1: MSAIQNLQPFDPFADASKGDDLLPAGTEDYIHIRIQQRNGRKTLTTVQGIADDYDKKKLVKAFKKKFACNGTVIEHPEYGEVIQLQGDQRKNICQFLVEIGLAKDDQLKVHGF; this comes from the exons ATGTCCGCTATCCAGAACCTCCAACCCTTCG ACCCCTTTGCTGATGCAAGTAAGGGTGATGACCTGCTTCCTGCCGGCACTGAGGACTACATCCATATAAGGATCCAGCAGCGGAACGGCAGGAAGACCCTCACCACTGTCCAGGGCATTGCGGATGACTACGATAAAAAGAAACTGGTGAAAGCCTTTAAAAAG AAATTTGCCTGCAATGGTACTGTAATTGAACATCCCGAGTATGGAGAAGTGATTCAGCTGCAAGGCGACCAGCGCAAGAACATATGCCAGTTCCTCGTAGAG ATTGGACTGGCTAAAGACGACCAGCTGAAAGTCCATGGGTTTTAA